The following are encoded in a window of Vigna unguiculata cultivar IT97K-499-35 chromosome 8, ASM411807v1, whole genome shotgun sequence genomic DNA:
- the LOC114195407 gene encoding uncharacterized protein LOC114195407 isoform X1 codes for MGFSKEEKSKRVLRVVKIVFFLITMVFSLLIFSAPVLFAIADALVPSVLFSVFSSSSLFSHFQNYHFGYSLIDMPLLSIARSLLILCVYSFCDGPKLSRGPYLGVTMLCSVMSLIFVCFKVICLFSYDTSVGERELLRYDRGSQITLFVWSCSLAVAHVVVAYRTSCRERKKLLVYKIDIEGVRACSSSYFISLHDKTEKEENDICLFSCK; via the exons ATGGGTTTTTCAAAGGAAGAGAAATCCAAGAGGGTATTAAGGGTTGTGAAGATTGTGTTCTTCTTGATCACAATGGTTTTCTCACTTCTTATTTTCTCTGCACCAGTTCTATTCGCCATTGCAGATGCACTTGTTCCTTCAGTTCTATTCTCAGtcttttcctcttcttctcttttctccCATTTTCAGAACTACCATTTTGGATACTCTCTCATTGACATGCCCCTTCTATCTATTGCACGATCACTTCTCATTTTAT GTGTTTATAGTTTTTGTGATGGACCAAAGCTTTCACGTGGACCTTATCTGGGAGTAACCATGTTATGCTCAGTGATGTCTCTGATATTTGTTTGCTTCAAAGTTATTTGCTTGTTTAGCTACGACACAAGTGTTGGAGAAAGAGAATTGTTAAGGTACGACAGAGGTTCCCAAATAACTCTCTTCGTGTGGTCGTGTTCTTTGGCAGTGGCACATGTGGTTGTTGCCTACAGAACAAGTTgcagagaaagaaagaagcTTCTGGTTTACAAAATTGACATTGAAGGTGTAAGGGCTTGTTCTTCTTCCTACTTTATTTCATTACATgataaaacagaaaaagaagaaaatgatatttgcTTGTTTTCTTGTAAATGA
- the LOC114195407 gene encoding uncharacterized protein LOC114195407 isoform X2, which yields MGFSKEEKSKRVLRVVKIVFFLITMNYHFGYSLIDMPLLSIARSLLILCVYSFCDGPKLSRGPYLGVTMLCSVMSLIFVCFKVICLFSYDTSVGERELLRYDRGSQITLFVWSCSLAVAHVVVAYRTSCRERKKLLVYKIDIEGVRACSSSYFISLHDKTEKEENDICLFSCK from the exons ATGGGTTTTTCAAAGGAAGAGAAATCCAAGAGGGTATTAAGGGTTGTGAAGATTGTGTTCTTCTTGATCACAATG AACTACCATTTTGGATACTCTCTCATTGACATGCCCCTTCTATCTATTGCACGATCACTTCTCATTTTAT GTGTTTATAGTTTTTGTGATGGACCAAAGCTTTCACGTGGACCTTATCTGGGAGTAACCATGTTATGCTCAGTGATGTCTCTGATATTTGTTTGCTTCAAAGTTATTTGCTTGTTTAGCTACGACACAAGTGTTGGAGAAAGAGAATTGTTAAGGTACGACAGAGGTTCCCAAATAACTCTCTTCGTGTGGTCGTGTTCTTTGGCAGTGGCACATGTGGTTGTTGCCTACAGAACAAGTTgcagagaaagaaagaagcTTCTGGTTTACAAAATTGACATTGAAGGTGTAAGGGCTTGTTCTTCTTCCTACTTTATTTCATTACATgataaaacagaaaaagaagaaaatgatatttgcTTGTTTTCTTGTAAATGA